The window AACCAGATGACGCCGCTGACGCCCTCGCCCGCCGCCGTGTCGAGACGGGCCTGCCGGGCCTGGTAGACCTCCCACAGCTGGTTCGCCGCCTCCGCCTTGCGGCCGTGCTGCCACTCGTCGGACACCGTCGCGTCGGCCACCGACCGGCGCAACTGGTCGAGCGTCGCCCATCCCGGGCCGGCGATGTCCTCGCCCGCGCGCATTTTCGGCCACTCCTGCTCGGCCACCGCGACGGCGTAGGACCGGGACAGGTCATGAACCTGGGTTCGCGCGGGCTCCGGCAGCGAGTCGGCGGCCCACGACGCGGCCACCAGGCTCTCGGCCTCGCGGGAGGCGCCCTCCTCGGCGGCGCCCACGCCGTCGAACAGCGAGATCAGCACGAACGCGAGCAACACCGCGTGCAGGCCGCCGACGATGGTGAAGACCTGGCCCGCGGCCTCATTGTTTTCCACGATCCCGTCGGTCTCGCCGATGTGCCGGATCAGGTACGCCACCAGTGCCGAGACCGCGGCGGCGCCCACGACCCACAGAACTCCGGCCAGGTAGATGTTCACCGCTGGTCTCCCCCACGTCCGTCCGGCCGACCAGGACGGACTCGGCCCGCGGCTGCGGCGATCTTGTCACCGCCCGATCGCCACTACGGAGCAGGGTCGGGATTCGACCAGAACTGGTTGATCATCGCGCGCACGACAAGGACGAACGGGACGGCGAACAGGGCCCCGACGATCCCGGCCAGCACGACACCGACCGCGATCGAGACCACCACCAGCAGCGGGTGCAGCCGCACCATTCGCCCAAGCAGGAATGGTTGCAGCACTTCACCTTCCAGCGTCTGCACGAGCACGCTGAGGCCCAGGACCAGCAACGCCGTGACGGGCCCGCCGGACACCAGACCCACCAGCACCGCCACGAACCCAGCCACGAACGCGCCGACGTAGGGCACGAACGCGGCGAGGAAGACCAGTGACGCCAACGGAATCACCATCGGCACACCGATGATCGCCAGCCCGGCGCCGATCACCACGGCGTCGACCACGGCCACCGCGACGGTCGCGCGGGAATACGCCCCCAGTGAGGCGAACCCCGTCCTCCCACCGCGATCGATGCGGGTGCGGACCGACTCGGGCAGCGGGGCGAGCAACCGGACCCAGATCCGGTCTCCTTCGTAGAGCAGGAAGAACAACACGAACACGGCGAGAACCAAGCCCGCGAGGAAGGAACCCACGGCGGCGGCCGTCGCTGTAGCTCCGCCGACGATCCGCTCGCCCTGATCGCCCAGGAAGGCGACCAGGTTGTCCACCGCCGCGCCGACTTGCGGCTCACTCAGGCCCAGTGGGCCATGCACGAGCCAGTCCCGCACGGTGCCGACGCCGTCCCGCAGCGCGTCGACGAGTTCGCCGCCGCCGCGCACCAGCGCGTCGACGGTGACCACCAGCAGGACACCCAGGACAGCGAGGGGGCCGATGACCAGGAGGGCGGCCGCGAGCGCCCTCGGCCAACCGCGCCCGACCAGCCATCGGGCAGCGGGGCGGAGGGCGGCGGCGATCAGCACGGACACGGCCAGCGGGACCAGGACGGGGGCCAAGGCGCCCGCTATGCGCCAGATGAGGTAGGCGACGGCGGCCCAGATGAGGATGGCCGCGCCCGCCCAGGCCCATCGCTTTGTCGTCGGTTCGCCTGCAGTGGGCATGGTCCAACGGTATCGGCGTTGGGGGATCCCAGCAGCCTCAACACCTCGGGCTCTATGGTGACCGAGCACCATCACTGAGCGGAAAGCTCGCTCGGCACGGCGTAGACGTCGACCATGGCGCCGTTGCGCAGGACGGTGACGGGCAGGTCCCGGTCGATCGCCTCGGCGAACAGCTTGCGCTGGATTCCTTGTGCGTCATGGATTTCGGTGCGGCCGACGGTCAGGATCAGGTCTCCCGCACGCAGACCCGAGCGGTGCGCGGGTCCGCCGGGGACGACCTCCACCACCCGCAGACCCGCCCGCTGACCGGTGCGCTCGGCGACGTCGTCGGGCAGCGGCGCGGGGACGCCCACGACCCCCAGGTACGCGCGGCGAACCCGGCCCTCGGTCAGGAGGGTGTCGATGATCCGCAGCGTGGTCGAGTTCACCGGCACCGCCAACCCGAGCCCGAAACCCGCCACCGCGGTGTTGATGCCGACCACCCGGCCCGCCGAGTCGGCCAGGGCGCCGCCGGAGTTGCCGGGGTTGAGGGCCGCGTCGGTCTGGATCACGTTCTCGATGACCCGACCCGCCCGGCCCTGCCGCACCGGCAGCGCGCGGCCCAGGGCGCTCACCACGCCCGCGGTGACCGACCCGGCCAGCCCGAGCGGGTTCCCCACGGCCACCACGAGTTGCCCGACCACGAGCTTGTCGGCGTCGCCGAACACGGCCGAGGGCGGCGAGTCGCCGTGGATCCGCAGCACCGCCAGGTCCGACAGGGCGTCGCGGCCGACCACGTCGAAGGGGGTCTCGGCGCCGTCGGAGAACGTGGCCGTGCCCGAGCCCGCGGACCCGACGACGTGCGCGTTGGTGATCAGGTGCGACTGCTCGTCGAACACCACGGCAGAGCCGCCGCCTTGCCCGAGCCGGACCGCAGCCACCTGGGGTGTCACCGCCGCGGCGACGGCGCTGACGGTGCGTGAGTACGCGTCGAGGGCTTCGGCCTCGGTGGGCGCGCGTGGTTCAAGGTCTTCGGACACGTCGACCACCGCCTCGCCCGTGATTACACCGTCGCACTCCAGTGTGCGCTGTGACATGGCGCCTGGTGGCGCGGCGGGCGAGCGGGCGGAGCTGCCACGTGTGGACAGAGCGAGGACTCGGGGCGATCATTCGGGGAAGGGCGGTCGGGGACCTCAGGCACCCTCCAGGAGGAATCGTGAGTTTCTCGGTACTGGCAGACCTCAACTGGCTCGCGGTGATCGTGTCCACGATCGCGTTCTTCGCCCTTGGTGGGCTCTGGTACTCGAATCTGCTGTTCGGCAAGATCTGGAGCCGCGCCGTCGGCTGGGAGATGGACGGCGACGAGAAGCCGCCGGTCACGATCTACCTGATGCCGCTGCTCACCTGCTTCGTCACCAGCATCGCGGTCGCCATGCTGGCCGCGGCGACCGGCACCGACACCTTCGGCGAGGCGATCGCGCTCGGCGTCGTCACCGGGCTGGGTCTGGCCGCCATGGCGCTGTTGGTCACCGGGTTCTTCGACCCGAAGAAGCCGCAGCCGATGGCATGGGTGGCCATCACCGCCGGATACCACCTGGTCGGCATCCTCGTGGTGTCGGTGATCGTCGCCCTGTGGCAGTAAAAGTCAGCGGGTGATCGCGGGCACCGATCGCGCCGCGGCCATGAGGGACTCCACCAGGGCGATCAGCAGCTGCTTGGTGGATTCCCGCCGCGACGCGTCGCAGAGGCGGACCGGGACGTCGGGGCCCAGGCCGAGGGCGGCGCGCACCTCGTCCACCTCGGGCAGCCTGGTTCCCTCGGGGCAGTCGACGCCGACCACGAACGGGATCGCGCGGCCGCGGAAGAAGTCGACGGCGGCCGCGGACTCCTCGAGGGCGCGGGCGTCGGCCAGCACGATGGCGCCGAGTGCGCCCGTGGAGAGTTCGTCCCACAGGAACCAGGACCGGTCCTCGGTGGACGTGCCGAACAGGTAGAGCATCAGGTCCGGGCTGATCGTGATGCGGCCCAGGTCGACCCCGACCGAGGCCAGGTCGGCCACGCCCGCGACGACGAAGAACTCCTCGACGTGCAGCAGGGGGATCTCGCTGACGGCGTCGACCAGCGCGGGCGTGTCGGTGCCCACCCCGCCCGCCACCAGCACCTTCACCGCGGTGGCGGTCTTCGGTTCAGAGCCTGCGGATTCCATCCAGCACCTTCTGCATCATCTCGAGGTCCGGCTCGACCGCGGTCTGGCGCGACCGCACCATCAGGCAGTTCCGCTCGATCAGGTCGCTGATCAGCACCTTCACCACGCCGAGCGCGAGCCCGACCTTCGCCGCGACCTCGGCGACCGACTGCTGCTCCACGCACACCGCGAGCACACTGTCGTGCTCTGGCCCCAACTGTTGCGCCTGAAGCCCGGTCGCGGCAACCAAAGTGATCAAGTCGAGTTGCGTGCCCGACGTTTTGGTCCGGCCGCGGGTGACCGCGTACGCGCGGACCAGCGGGCCCGCGTCCTCATCGAACCAGGCCTCGTCGTCGTCGTTGTCGATCATGACACCGACGGCGCCGCCGGCCCTGCGACCGCGGACCGCGGCGCGGAGGTGAGGTAACCCCCGACTCTTGTCACCATGCGGTTGACCTCGTAGGCGATGATCCCCAGGTCCGAGTCCTGCGCGGCGAGCACGGCGATGCACGCGCCGGTCCCGGCCGCGGTGACCATCATGAAGGCGTGCTGCATCTCCACCACGGTCTGGTAGACGTCACCGCCGCCGAAGTGCCGTCCGGCCCCGGTCGCGAGGCTCTGGAACGCCGAGGCGACCGCGGCGAGGTGCTCGGCGTCGGCCTGCGCGAGGCTTCTGGACTTCCCGATCATGAGCCCGTCGGCCGACAGCAGCACCGCTCTTTCGACGTCGCCGACGCGCTGCACCAAGTCGTCGAGCAGCCAGTCCAGGTTCTTGTTCGTCGACATGCCCGTCATGTTTCCTCCCCTGGCCTACCTGGTCGACCCGTGTCCGGCTCACCCGCGCGCGCACGGCGCGTGCCGCGCTGGAACGCCGACATGCTCGCACGAGAACGCTCAGGTGTGGGAACAGAAGCGGGCGGCACCGGATCGGCGGGTGTCTGACCAGGCTCTTTGCGCAGCTGCGCGGCGAGATTGGCCCGCGGCGTCCGCCGCGCGAGCGGGGTCGTCGGCCTACTCGGCGTGGCCCCGTTGGGCCGTGCCGGTTCGCCGGGCGTGCCCGGCGTGTGCGGGATGCGCTGTGTGGGCGCGCCGCCCGCCGCATCCAGCTTCTCCACAATGGATGGCTGGGCCAAGTCGCCGTGGGACTTGGCTCGGCCGGTGCCGTTGGAGCCGTTGGAGCCGTTGGAGCCGTTCGACGGCGCCGCCTGTTCGTCGGCGGGCGTCATCCACGTCGAGAAGCCGTTGCTCGCGGGCGCGGTCTCGGCGTGCTTGCCGATCGGGAGCTGCCCGGAAGTGCGGCGGTGCAGCGGTTCCGGTCTCGCCTGCTCCGGGGCGACCGGCTCGGGTCTGGGAGTGGGCTCACCGGGCCGCGCGTCCGGCGCGGGCTCGCGGACGACGACGCTGTTGGGCACCAGCACGACCGCCCGGACCCCGCCGTAGATCGACTCGCGCAGCGCGACCTTGATGCCGTGCTGGGTGGCCAGCCGTCCGACCACGAACAGGCCGATCCGCGACTCGCCGGACAGCGCCATCACGCCGAAGTCGGGCGGGCTCTGCAGCCTGCGGTTGAAGTCCTCGATCTTGTCCTCTTCGATGCCCAGGCCCTGGTCCTCGATCTCGATCACCACACCGCGGCCGACCAGGGTGCCGACCACGTCGACGTGCGTCTCCGGCGGGGAGAACGACGTCGCGTTGTCGATCAGCTCGGCGAGCAGGTGGATGAGGTCGGCGACGACCGCGCCCTGCAGCGACACCTCGGGCAGCTTGCCGGTGTTGACCCGTTCGTAGTCCTCGGTCTCGGCGACCGCGCTGCGCACGACGTCGAGCAGCGCGACCGGGTTGCGCCACCGCCGACCGGGCTGCTTGCCGCCGAGGATGATCAGGCTCTCGGCGTTGCGCCTGCTTCGGGTGGCGAGGTGGTCGAGCTGGAAGAGCAGGGCGAGCTGGTCCGGATCGTCTTCGGACCGCTCCGCCTTGTCGAGCACCTTGAGCTGGCGGTGCACCATGACCTGGCTGCGGTGGGCGATGTTGAGGAACACCGAGCGGACGCCCTGGCGGATCTCGGCTTCCTTCGCCGTCGCCGCGACGGCGGTGCGCTGGGCCTTGCCGAACGCGTTCGCGACCTGGCCGATCTCGTCGTCGCCGTGGTCGAACAGCGGCAGCTCGGCTTCGACGTCGACCCGCTCGCCGCGGCCGAGCCGGTCGATCACGTCGGGGAGCTTGTGCTCGGCGACCTCGAGGGTCTCCACGCGCAGCCGGGTGAGCCTGCGGATGAGGCCGCGGGAGAGTCGCAGCGCGATCAGCATGGCGGCGATGGCGACGAGGAGAATCGTCAGACCGGCGGCCAGCGACGTCGCCAGCACGCGGCTGCCGCTGTCGGTGCCGAGGTCGGCCGCGTAGGACGAGTGCGACTTGTACAGCTCGACCAGGCCCGCGGAGACCTTGCGGTTGGCGTCCTCCCAGGCGGCCACGTCGAACGGGACCGCGTGCTTGCCGGGGCCCTTGGCCATGATCGCGTCGTCGCCCGCGACCAGGGTCTTCCAGTTCGGCGTCGCCTTGAGCGCGGTGTACTGCTTGCGCTCCTGGTCGGTCAGCCGCGGCACGATCGTCTCGATCAGCTCGTGGTAGGTACCCATCTGGTGGGCGAGCTCGTGGAACTCCTTGGTGTCGAGGCCGTTGGCCATGGCCCGCTCGACGAGCACGTGCGAGCGCGCCTGCGCCTCGACCGAGCGGAACAGCTCGGAGCTGATCATCTGCTCGAAGCCGACCTCGGCGTCGGTGGCCGAGCGCGCGATGCCCTGCACGCCCTCGCCGACGAAGTCGACGAGTTCGCCGTAGAAGTCATAGACCTGCTGCACGGTCGCCGTGCCGCTGTCGACCAGCTGCCGGGTCGCGGGCAGTTCGCGGGCGGTCTCGTTGAGCCGCTCCAAGGGGCGGCTGAGCTCGTCCGGGGCGTCCGCGGCGAGGGTCTCGGTCGTGGCGGCGAGGTCCTTCACCGCGGCGTCCACCTCGCGGCGCTGCCGGTCGAGCTCGTTGGGGTCGCCCCCCGCGCCGGTGACCTGCAGCGTGGTCAGTCGCCGTTCCTCCTGGACCGCGACGATCACCCGTGAGCTGGGGCCGAGCGCGCCGCGCACGTTGTCCGCGAAGGACTGCGTGCTCACGCCCTGGTACGCCAGGTAAACGGAGAGAGCGACACCCACGACCAGGATCGCGATCGACGGGATCAAGGCGATGGCCAGCACCCGCGACTGGATCGTGCCCGACCCGCGTAGCCGGTTCAGTCTCTGCATGGATGCCGCCCCAGAACCTTCCATGATCATCGCCAGTGGCGTTGTGATCTTTGCCGTCCCAGCCGTAACGATCGAGTGGCCCGATCGTTGCGCGGCTATGAATGGAAACACACCGTAGGGACGAATCAGTTTGACGTCAAACAATGCGATGGGCACGGCGGCGGACGAGCGGACGCCCGCATTAGGGTGCGCTCCGGGGCCGGGATTGCCGACGACCACAGGCGGCGGGGCGACATTTCCTGCAACTTTGAACAAGTTTGGTGCTAGAACTTATAGCAGATCACCCGTACGGGTGCTACTCCAGGGTAGCCGCGCCGAACGGCCCAGTCGTGATTACTCCGAACAGGGGATCGATCCCTCGTGTGGGCGTACGTAGAGTGTCGGTCGACCACCGACCGCAAGGTGCTGATCACATCACGCACCGTGTTGTCGGTTATTCGTGCCGCCCGCGAAATAGTAAGAGGCCTCTTTCCCGCCACACCGATACCGCTTTAGTCATTGTATTTCGGATGTGCTAAAAACTAGACCACCGCGCGGCCGCGAAGCTCACGGATCGCGCGTTTTCGCAGTTGAACCAGCGTGCGGACCGGGATTAACGCTCCTGCCGCGCATTCCCGGAAGGAGTTCGGATGGCAGGCCCCGGCGAGCCGACTGCCCGCACGGAGGAATCCCCGGACGCCAAGCCGAGAGTCGGCAGGCGCAAGTTCCTCACATTCCTGGTCGCGGCCCCGACGCTCACCGTCGCCGCCAAGTTCACCTTCGACCCGGTCGCCGACGCCCTGCCGAGCCTCCCCGCGCCCTCCGATCTCCTCGACCTCGGTGACGTCATCACCCTGGCGACGAAGCCGACCGCGTGGTCGATGGTGCTGCGGGTCGAGGACGACGGCCGGGTCCGGTTCGAACTCCCCCGCGCCGAGTCCGGCCAGGGCATCACCACCACCGCGGCCATGATCATCGCCGAGGAGCTGGGCGCCCGGCTCTCGGACGTCGCGGTCGAGCTGTCCGACGCCAGGCCCGAGTTCATGTGGAACCAGTTCACCGCGGGATCGACCGGGGTGCGGACGCTGTGGGGCCCGCTGCGCGGGATCGCCGCGACCGCCCGCGCGCGGCTGATCACCGCCGCGGCGAAGCGCCTCGGCGTCGAAGCGGGCACGCTGACCACGCGGGACTCCGCCGTGTGGGCGCCGGACGGGCGCAGCGAGAGCTTCGGTTCGCTGGCCTCGGCCGCCGCGTCGACCACCAGCACCGCGGTGTCCACCGCGCCGAAGGACGCCTCGGGTTACACCCTGATCGGTCAGCCGACCGGCCGGATGGACGCCCGCGACATCGTCACCGGCAAGGCCGAGTACGCCATGGACATGACGATCGAGGGCGCCCTGGCGACCGTGGTCGCGCGGCCGCCGACGATCAAGGGCACGGTCGCCTCGTTCGACGCCGCGCCCGCGCTGGCCATCCCGGGCGTGGTCGCCGTGACCGAGATCCCCAGTGGTGTCGCGGTCAGCGCCGAGACGATCGACCTGGCGCTCAAGGGCCGCGACGCGCTCGTGATCACCTGGAAGAACGGGCCCGCGGTCGGACTGTCCGACGCCGACATCCGCACGAAGCTGCGGTCCGCCACCGCGCCGCTCGCGGTCCCCCGGCTGCTGACCAACCACCTGGACGCGAGCTTCGACTTCGGTTTCGTCAGCCACGCGCCGATGGAGGTGCACAGCGCCATCGCCGACGTCCGCGAGGACAGCGCCGAGGTGTGGGTGGCCTGCCAGTCGCCGATCATGGCGCAGAACGACGTGGCCAAGAGCATCGGGCTGCCGTCGTCCAAGGTGAAGCTGCACGTCCTGCGGGCGGGCGGCTCGTTCGGCCGCAGGCTGTTCTGGGAGCCCGCCGTCGAGGCGGCACAGGTCTCCAAGAAGATCGGCAAGCCGGTCCGGCTGATGTGGACCCGCACCGACGACGTGCGCCACGGCAGGCTGCGGCCCGCGTCGCACCACAAGATCCGGGCCACCTACCTGCTCGGCGAGGTGCTGTCCTTCGAGCACCGGATGGCCTCGGTCGAGACCGACCTCAAGCACGGCTTCGGCGAACTGGTCTCCGCCAGCGGCGCGGCCATCTCCGGGCCCGCCGACGGGCTGCTGTTCTTCCACCTCTCCGCGTCGAACCCGTACCACTTCGGTCTCGTCACGCAGCTGCTGACCGAGGTTCCCGTGCCGGTGCACACCGGCAGCTGGCGCTCGGTGTACTCGGCGGGCCTGCGCACGGCCGAGGAAGTGGTCGTCGACGAGCTCGCCGCGAAGATGGGCAAGGACCCGGTGCAGTTCCGGATGTCGGTGCTGAAGTCCAAGCGGGCCAAGGACGTGCTGGCCAAGGTCGCCAAGGAAGGCCAGTGGGGCAAGGCGATGCCGCGCGGCTGGGCGCAGGGTGTCGCGGTGCACGAGGAGTACCGGTCGGTCACCGCGTGCCTGGTGGAGATCAACGCCACCGACCC is drawn from Actinokineospora alba and contains these coding sequences:
- a CDS encoding bestrophin-like domain, encoding MNIYLAGVLWVVGAAAVSALVAYLIRHIGETDGIVENNEAAGQVFTIVGGLHAVLLAFVLISLFDGVGAAEEGASREAESLVAASWAADSLPEPARTQVHDLSRSYAVAVAEQEWPKMRAGEDIAGPGWATLDQLRRSVADATVSDEWQHGRKAEAANQLWEVYQARQARLDTAAGEGVSGVIWFALIVGSLLSVALPMLFGGPRPVTHIIIVSILAGTLALLLFATQQLQNPYMGGAQVGPDAFEAAQVRLR
- a CDS encoding AI-2E family transporter, producing MPTAGEPTTKRWAWAGAAILIWAAVAYLIWRIAGALAPVLVPLAVSVLIAAALRPAARWLVGRGWPRALAAALLVIGPLAVLGVLLVVTVDALVRGGGELVDALRDGVGTVRDWLVHGPLGLSEPQVGAAVDNLVAFLGDQGERIVGGATATAAAVGSFLAGLVLAVFVLFFLLYEGDRIWVRLLAPLPESVRTRIDRGGRTGFASLGAYSRATVAVAVVDAVVIGAGLAIIGVPMVIPLASLVFLAAFVPYVGAFVAGFVAVLVGLVSGGPVTALLVLGLSVLVQTLEGEVLQPFLLGRMVRLHPLLVVVSIAVGVVLAGIVGALFAVPFVLVVRAMINQFWSNPDPAP
- a CDS encoding S1C family serine protease — its product is MSEDLEPRAPTEAEALDAYSRTVSAVAAAVTPQVAAVRLGQGGGSAVVFDEQSHLITNAHVVGSAGSGTATFSDGAETPFDVVGRDALSDLAVLRIHGDSPPSAVFGDADKLVVGQLVVAVGNPLGLAGSVTAGVVSALGRALPVRQGRAGRVIENVIQTDAALNPGNSGGALADSAGRVVGINTAVAGFGLGLAVPVNSTTLRIIDTLLTEGRVRRAYLGVVGVPAPLPDDVAERTGQRAGLRVVEVVPGGPAHRSGLRAGDLILTVGRTEIHDAQGIQRKLFAEAIDRDLPVTVLRNGAMVDVYAVPSELSAQ
- a CDS encoding DUF1761 domain-containing protein, coding for MSFSVLADLNWLAVIVSTIAFFALGGLWYSNLLFGKIWSRAVGWEMDGDEKPPVTIYLMPLLTCFVTSIAVAMLAAATGTDTFGEAIALGVVTGLGLAAMALLVTGFFDPKKPQPMAWVAITAGYHLVGILVVSVIVALWQ
- a CDS encoding GTP-binding protein, which encodes MESAGSEPKTATAVKVLVAGGVGTDTPALVDAVSEIPLLHVEEFFVVAGVADLASVGVDLGRITISPDLMLYLFGTSTEDRSWFLWDELSTGALGAIVLADARALEESAAAVDFFRGRAIPFVVGVDCPEGTRLPEVDEVRAALGLGPDVPVRLCDASRRESTKQLLIALVESLMAAARSVPAITR
- a CDS encoding DUF742 domain-containing protein, with amino-acid sequence MIDNDDDEAWFDEDAGPLVRAYAVTRGRTKTSGTQLDLITLVAATGLQAQQLGPEHDSVLAVCVEQQSVAEVAAKVGLALGVVKVLISDLIERNCLMVRSRQTAVEPDLEMMQKVLDGIRRL
- a CDS encoding roadblock/LC7 domain-containing protein yields the protein MTGMSTNKNLDWLLDDLVQRVGDVERAVLLSADGLMIGKSRSLAQADAEHLAAVASAFQSLATGAGRHFGGGDVYQTVVEMQHAFMMVTAAGTGACIAVLAAQDSDLGIIAYEVNRMVTRVGGYLTSAPRSAVAGPAAPSVS
- a CDS encoding sensor histidine kinase gives rise to the protein MQRLNRLRGSGTIQSRVLAIALIPSIAILVVGVALSVYLAYQGVSTQSFADNVRGALGPSSRVIVAVQEERRLTTLQVTGAGGDPNELDRQRREVDAAVKDLAATTETLAADAPDELSRPLERLNETARELPATRQLVDSGTATVQQVYDFYGELVDFVGEGVQGIARSATDAEVGFEQMISSELFRSVEAQARSHVLVERAMANGLDTKEFHELAHQMGTYHELIETIVPRLTDQERKQYTALKATPNWKTLVAGDDAIMAKGPGKHAVPFDVAAWEDANRKVSAGLVELYKSHSSYAADLGTDSGSRVLATSLAAGLTILLVAIAAMLIALRLSRGLIRRLTRLRVETLEVAEHKLPDVIDRLGRGERVDVEAELPLFDHGDDEIGQVANAFGKAQRTAVAATAKEAEIRQGVRSVFLNIAHRSQVMVHRQLKVLDKAERSEDDPDQLALLFQLDHLATRSRRNAESLIILGGKQPGRRWRNPVALLDVVRSAVAETEDYERVNTGKLPEVSLQGAVVADLIHLLAELIDNATSFSPPETHVDVVGTLVGRGVVIEIEDQGLGIEEDKIEDFNRRLQSPPDFGVMALSGESRIGLFVVGRLATQHGIKVALRESIYGGVRAVVLVPNSVVVREPAPDARPGEPTPRPEPVAPEQARPEPLHRRTSGQLPIGKHAETAPASNGFSTWMTPADEQAAPSNGSNGSNGSNGTGRAKSHGDLAQPSIVEKLDAAGGAPTQRIPHTPGTPGEPARPNGATPSRPTTPLARRTPRANLAAQLRKEPGQTPADPVPPASVPTPERSRASMSAFQRGTRRARAGEPDTGRPGRPGEET
- a CDS encoding xanthine dehydrogenase family protein molybdopterin-binding subunit — translated: MAGPGEPTARTEESPDAKPRVGRRKFLTFLVAAPTLTVAAKFTFDPVADALPSLPAPSDLLDLGDVITLATKPTAWSMVLRVEDDGRVRFELPRAESGQGITTTAAMIIAEELGARLSDVAVELSDARPEFMWNQFTAGSTGVRTLWGPLRGIAATARARLITAAAKRLGVEAGTLTTRDSAVWAPDGRSESFGSLASAAASTTSTAVSTAPKDASGYTLIGQPTGRMDARDIVTGKAEYAMDMTIEGALATVVARPPTIKGTVASFDAAPALAIPGVVAVTEIPSGVAVSAETIDLALKGRDALVITWKNGPAVGLSDADIRTKLRSATAPLAVPRLLTNHLDASFDFGFVSHAPMEVHSAIADVREDSAEVWVACQSPIMAQNDVAKSIGLPSSKVKLHVLRAGGSFGRRLFWEPAVEAAQVSKKIGKPVRLMWTRTDDVRHGRLRPASHHKIRATYLLGEVLSFEHRMASVETDLKHGFGELVSASGAAISGPADGLLFFHLSASNPYHFGLVTQLLTEVPVPVHTGSWRSVYSAGLRTAEEVVVDELAAKMGKDPVQFRMSVLKSKRAKDVLAKVAKEGQWGKAMPRGWAQGVAVHEEYRSVTACLVEINATDPKAPRVTRATIAVDVGRAINPTGLKAQMMGGLMDAISTVLQAGVHLDAGKVREKSYADFRYARQKDAPVKLDVFVMPPTGEPGGAGELGVPAAAGAVANAYARATGTKPRSFPINF